In the genome of Paenibacillus pabuli, one region contains:
- a CDS encoding response regulator transcription factor has protein sequence MTLTYRTIIVEDEALIRRNVSRKFREISTRFEVIGEARNGQEALQLIEQMVPDLVVTDIQMPVMNGLELAKHLYFAYPHVKIVILSGHHEFEYARQAIHYKVEDYLLKPLTEQQLRSLLDAMELKLGSAGDSLAHVSAVQDEQVKPEDIAEAVKRYLKQNYMHEITLQDMAGQMHFSVDYLGKCFKKVTGETPLKYMTGLRINEAKRMLAAFEDMDIKTVGKAVGYSDSHYFSRIFKNKTGLYPSEYRQQLQ, from the coding sequence ATGACGTTGACGTATAGAACCATTATTGTCGAGGACGAGGCATTGATTCGCCGCAATGTATCGCGTAAATTCAGGGAGATTAGCACACGTTTCGAGGTGATTGGTGAAGCGAGGAATGGACAGGAAGCATTACAGCTAATTGAACAAATGGTGCCTGACCTGGTTGTTACCGATATTCAGATGCCGGTTATGAATGGGCTGGAACTGGCAAAACATCTGTATTTTGCCTACCCCCATGTCAAGATTGTAATCCTGAGCGGCCACCATGAGTTTGAATATGCACGTCAGGCGATCCATTATAAAGTGGAGGATTATCTCCTCAAACCACTCACGGAGCAACAACTCCGGTCGCTGCTGGACGCGATGGAATTAAAACTCGGGAGCGCAGGAGACTCGCTGGCCCATGTCAGCGCAGTGCAGGACGAACAGGTAAAGCCGGAAGATATTGCAGAGGCTGTCAAACGGTATCTGAAACAGAACTATATGCATGAAATCACGTTGCAGGATATGGCAGGACAGATGCATTTCAGTGTGGATTACCTGGGAAAGTGCTTCAAAAAAGTAACGGGCGAAACACCGCTCAAATATATGACAGGACTTCGAATCAACGAAGCAAAACGCATGCTCGCGGCCTTTGAAGATATGGATATCAAGACAGTAGGTAAAGCGGTAGGATACAGTGATTCCCATTATTTCAGCCGTATTTTCAAAAACAAGACAGGACTGTATCCTAGCGAGTATCGCCAACAGTTACAATAA
- a CDS encoding cache domain-containing sensor histidine kinase: protein MVRYRFRTLQQSLFAYYSAVFIIFSLIVAGLLYVFLASDIRNRSEEQQKQLGVSIVGNLDQEVVKMNNFSMNIVYSNLVKEHFSHYLSPAEDSEQTLGSDPAFYKDTTTLIDVILAIISSSNTAKQANIYDVNGKMLGAGSFNGQMSVDLTQRPWYEETWERSGWRVIRLLDGGSLPMPTEEGKSGNPYISLTRVYKDGNYVSQGVVEILQDAGTLFQHLNEVQGGHDDLRIYVMDERNTLLYPFASDDRELIENSAYVVERVRNGDEASGTMQEISDPYGNSKQMMTYTTSQETGWTVVVMQSKQSLFANLNRMALLFMGATLGTLMLILLLSYLISKRVTLPLHRLQRIIQKTGVHDLTTGEDSGQLFKLDRPGSIREMDELNDTFIRLNQQLVQSFQDMIAIKSQETDARLLALQSQMNPHFLYNNITNISIMAEEGMNGQIVAFCGHIASMLRYISTPNKNGVPLSKEIDYCERYLECMKIRFEDDLVYEFHIPDAMKDIQVPMLLIQPLLENVMKYGLGDTPPWRIHIIGELDTRAKAWQITVEDNGPGMEPEALSAIQQYMKKSQEWERMPELEMGGMGLRNIWIRLKLWYGPAARIHIVNKLSGGVSITIGGSIRKEHRSIHDVDV, encoded by the coding sequence ATGGTTCGTTATCGCTTTAGAACGCTTCAGCAAAGCCTGTTTGCCTATTACTCTGCGGTGTTTATAATCTTTTCGCTCATTGTAGCGGGCCTTCTGTATGTTTTTCTCGCAAGCGATATCCGTAATCGTAGTGAGGAGCAGCAGAAGCAACTGGGGGTATCGATAGTAGGCAATCTGGATCAAGAGGTTGTCAAAATGAACAATTTTTCCATGAACATTGTGTATTCCAATCTGGTGAAAGAACATTTCAGTCATTATTTGTCTCCGGCGGAGGACAGTGAACAGACACTGGGGAGTGATCCGGCATTTTACAAGGATACAACGACATTGATTGATGTCATTCTGGCGATTATTAGCAGCTCCAACACGGCGAAACAGGCGAATATCTATGACGTGAATGGCAAAATGCTGGGGGCAGGGTCTTTTAACGGTCAAATGTCGGTAGACCTCACTCAACGACCATGGTACGAGGAAACGTGGGAGAGGAGTGGCTGGCGGGTCATCCGGCTGTTGGATGGGGGAAGTCTGCCTATGCCTACAGAGGAGGGGAAGTCCGGGAATCCGTATATCTCTCTCACTCGCGTATACAAAGACGGGAATTACGTCAGTCAGGGAGTCGTTGAGATTCTGCAGGATGCGGGTACCTTGTTCCAGCATTTGAATGAAGTACAGGGTGGTCATGATGATCTTCGCATTTATGTGATGGACGAGCGAAATACACTATTATATCCTTTTGCTTCTGATGATCGAGAGTTGATTGAAAACAGTGCCTACGTTGTAGAGAGAGTTCGTAATGGTGACGAGGCATCAGGAACGATGCAGGAAATTTCTGATCCGTATGGGAATTCGAAACAGATGATGACATACACCACCTCACAGGAGACAGGATGGACGGTTGTCGTTATGCAGTCCAAGCAGTCCCTTTTTGCAAATCTGAATCGCATGGCTCTTCTGTTTATGGGGGCTACTTTGGGTACATTGATGCTTATTCTGCTTCTCTCTTACCTGATCTCGAAGCGTGTCACTTTGCCGCTCCATCGTTTGCAGCGTATTATTCAGAAAACGGGTGTGCATGATCTAACCACGGGTGAGGACTCGGGTCAGTTGTTTAAGCTGGATCGTCCGGGTTCCATCCGCGAGATGGATGAACTGAATGATACATTTATCAGACTGAATCAACAGCTTGTACAGTCCTTTCAGGATATGATTGCCATCAAATCACAGGAGACGGATGCCAGATTGCTGGCCTTGCAGTCCCAGATGAATCCTCACTTTCTGTATAACAACATTACGAACATCAGTATCATGGCGGAAGAAGGCATGAATGGGCAGATTGTTGCGTTCTGTGGTCATATTGCTTCTATGCTGCGTTATATCTCGACCCCGAACAAAAACGGTGTCCCATTATCCAAAGAAATCGACTATTGCGAACGATACCTGGAGTGTATGAAAATCCGGTTTGAAGATGATCTGGTCTATGAATTTCATATCCCTGACGCAATGAAAGACATTCAGGTTCCGATGCTTCTGATTCAGCCTTTATTGGAAAATGTCATGAAATATGGACTTGGGGATACGCCACCCTGGAGGATACATATCATTGGAGAACTGGACACGAGAGCAAAGGCATGGCAAATAACAGTAGAAGATAACGGACCTGGTATGGAACCCGAGGCGCTTAGCGCCATACAGCAATACATGAAGAAATCACAGGAATGGGAGCGCATGCCTGAGCTGGAGATGGGCGGGATGGGCCTCCGGAACATTTGGATCAGACTGAAGTTATGGTATGGCCCCGCAGCTCGTATTCATATTGTAAACAAACTTTCTGGTGGAGTGAGCATTACCATTGGAGGTTCCATTCGAAAGGAGCACCGTTCAATCCATGACGTTGACGTATAG
- a CDS encoding ABC transporter substrate-binding protein, producing the protein MRKRFLFSFASVLLLSTLLLAGCNSGKNADGNGKVTLTFGTSQSGIPRTGIMQTMAKEYEQETGVKIDFQVVPDAQWRDLIKVKLASGEAPDIFNVDVDPLSMPANVRPEENAIDLTKEEFTGRMSEEILPTVSHKGKVYGVSFAPTKIWYVYYNKRIFEELGIEPPTSYAEFKAISQKIKDKDIIPFYQAPASGWYQVLPLFETGPNYEQSAPGTYEKLNNNEMKVEDLTQLKTVIEQLKEFADLGYFGKDFLSNTVEAGIEAFGQEKAAMLLRVPGTEKEVSEAYPAMADNMGFFVMPWGDNQTIGVNPGGSAAMFGNKNSKHPEEVLKFFRWITEHDHLQRVFDEGEGNLTICWPEIEPKLTQDYIDYEKNHEKGTVMQAAVKYIDPQWMDIGKDLSGMFAGAMTPDQILQNIDKRRAEQAKVLKDEAWQ; encoded by the coding sequence ATGAGAAAACGATTTCTATTTTCCTTCGCAAGTGTGCTGCTGCTCTCCACCCTGCTGCTTGCCGGATGCAATTCCGGTAAAAATGCGGACGGCAATGGCAAGGTAACACTCACTTTCGGAACAAGCCAGTCTGGTATTCCACGTACAGGGATCATGCAGACGATGGCTAAGGAGTATGAGCAGGAAACTGGCGTCAAAATTGACTTTCAGGTGGTCCCTGATGCCCAGTGGCGTGACTTGATCAAGGTGAAGCTCGCCTCCGGTGAAGCTCCTGATATTTTCAACGTTGATGTGGACCCGCTTAGCATGCCTGCCAACGTAAGGCCGGAAGAAAACGCGATTGATCTGACCAAGGAAGAATTTACGGGTCGCATGTCGGAGGAGATTTTACCAACAGTCAGTCACAAGGGCAAGGTATATGGCGTTTCTTTTGCACCAACAAAAATCTGGTATGTGTACTATAACAAACGCATCTTTGAAGAGCTTGGCATTGAGCCGCCAACTTCATATGCAGAATTCAAGGCGATCAGCCAGAAAATCAAGGATAAAGACATCATCCCTTTCTATCAGGCACCTGCCAGTGGATGGTATCAAGTTCTGCCTTTGTTCGAAACGGGGCCTAACTATGAGCAGTCTGCGCCGGGAACGTATGAGAAACTGAACAACAATGAGATGAAAGTTGAAGATTTGACGCAGCTCAAGACGGTCATTGAGCAGTTGAAAGAATTTGCGGACCTCGGCTATTTCGGCAAAGATTTCCTCTCCAATACCGTTGAAGCGGGAATCGAGGCCTTCGGTCAGGAGAAAGCGGCCATGCTGCTGCGGGTACCAGGTACGGAGAAGGAAGTGTCCGAGGCTTATCCGGCGATGGCGGACAATATGGGATTCTTCGTCATGCCGTGGGGAGACAACCAGACCATTGGTGTGAACCCGGGTGGTTCAGCAGCCATGTTTGGCAATAAAAACAGCAAACATCCTGAGGAAGTACTGAAATTCTTCCGCTGGATTACGGAGCATGATCATCTGCAGCGTGTCTTTGATGAAGGTGAAGGCAATCTGACGATCTGCTGGCCAGAAATCGAACCGAAGCTGACGCAGGATTATATCGATTATGAGAAAAATCATGAAAAGGGTACGGTGATGCAGGCAGCCGTGAAGTACATTGATCCGCAATGGATGGATATCGGCAAGGATCTTTCCGGCATGTTCGCCGGAGCAATGACCCCGGACCAAATATTGCAGAATATTGATAAACGCCGGGCTGAACAAGCCAAAGTGCTGAAGGATGAAGCGTGGCAATAA
- a CDS encoding carbohydrate ABC transporter permease, whose amino-acid sequence MNANKIYPWYFSSGAIVLYLLFIVAPALLGIYYSFTDWNSYSSEKNFIGLEHFRTILAGDPTYLLFIKNTVLFTLITSIAKTVLGLFLALLLVSGVKAANLHRMIIFSPQVLSFLIVGLVFKSLLDPNNGFVNVTLRSLGLDVLAQNWLGSLTWAMPSIMAVDTWKGMGYIMVLFIAGLLAIPRDYYEAASIDGAGFGQKLFRITIPMLMPTITIATVLNITYGLRVFDAVYVLTNGGPGNATDVINTAVYSSFAKGYWGLGSALSTILFVLMAIISFFIIRLMNRKVEF is encoded by the coding sequence ATGAATGCGAACAAGATCTATCCCTGGTATTTCTCATCCGGAGCGATTGTATTATATCTACTGTTCATCGTCGCTCCCGCCCTGCTGGGCATCTACTACTCCTTCACCGACTGGAACAGCTACAGTTCGGAGAAGAACTTTATAGGCCTGGAACATTTCCGCACTATTCTGGCGGGTGATCCAACGTATTTACTTTTTATTAAGAATACAGTACTTTTTACCCTCATTACCTCCATCGCCAAGACGGTACTGGGTCTCTTCCTTGCCCTGCTGCTGGTCAGCGGTGTAAAGGCCGCCAATCTGCATCGGATGATCATTTTTTCACCCCAGGTGCTGTCATTCCTGATCGTCGGCCTGGTATTCAAAAGCCTGCTCGATCCCAACAATGGGTTCGTTAACGTGACGCTGCGTTCGCTCGGTCTGGACGTTCTGGCCCAGAACTGGCTGGGCTCACTGACCTGGGCCATGCCATCCATCATGGCGGTGGATACGTGGAAAGGGATGGGGTACATCATGGTCCTGTTCATCGCCGGACTGCTCGCCATTCCCCGTGATTATTATGAAGCAGCATCCATTGATGGTGCAGGCTTCGGGCAGAAACTGTTTCGGATCACCATTCCGATGCTGATGCCTACGATCACGATCGCCACGGTGCTTAATATTACGTACGGGCTGCGGGTATTCGATGCCGTATACGTGCTGACTAACGGTGGACCAGGCAACGCGACAGATGTGATTAACACAGCGGTGTATTCCTCTTTTGCAAAAGGCTATTGGGGGCTCGGCAGTGCGTTATCCACGATTCTGTTTGTCCTTATGGCGATCATCTCCTTCTTCATCATCCGCTTGATGAACCGAAAGGTGGAATTCTAG
- a CDS encoding carbohydrate ABC transporter permease translates to MRVRKRLVSIGLNVLAWLLSLVVLIPFVVIVLNSFKSDAEAKVLKLTLPEKFIFENYKIVYEQGHLGGSFFNSLLHSTASSLLLVFVVAFSAFTLSRNHSKFSQFLYFFLILGITLPLNYIPLMEVMKSLGMINSHVGMILLYTSMGIPISLFITYAFVSNIPKELDEAAIMDGCNGIKLFLRIIVPLLTSVLVTVFVLNFLSVWNEFTAPLYMLNTVEMWPMTLAVYNFFGQFSAQWNLVSADIVLTSLPVLIVFLIGQKYIVGGLTSGAVKG, encoded by the coding sequence ATGCGAGTGAGAAAACGGCTGGTTTCCATCGGATTAAATGTACTCGCCTGGCTGCTTAGCCTGGTGGTACTGATTCCTTTTGTCGTCATTGTCCTGAATTCATTCAAGTCCGATGCTGAAGCCAAAGTACTAAAACTGACCCTGCCTGAGAAGTTTATCTTTGAAAATTATAAAATCGTCTATGAACAGGGACACTTGGGAGGTTCCTTTTTCAACAGTCTGCTGCATTCAACGGCTTCCTCCCTGCTGCTTGTGTTTGTTGTGGCGTTCTCGGCTTTTACATTGTCGCGCAATCATTCGAAGTTCAGTCAGTTCCTGTACTTCTTCCTGATTCTCGGCATCACACTGCCGCTCAATTACATCCCTTTAATGGAAGTGATGAAATCCCTGGGCATGATTAATTCGCATGTGGGCATGATTCTGCTGTACACATCGATGGGCATTCCGATCTCGCTATTCATCACGTATGCGTTTGTGTCCAATATTCCCAAAGAACTGGATGAGGCAGCCATAATGGACGGGTGCAACGGGATCAAGTTGTTTCTCAGAATTATCGTGCCTCTGTTAACCTCTGTACTGGTGACGGTGTTTGTTCTTAATTTCCTGAGTGTCTGGAATGAGTTTACCGCCCCGCTCTACATGCTTAATACCGTCGAGATGTGGCCGATGACACTGGCTGTATATAACTTCTTCGGACAGTTCAGTGCTCAGTGGAATCTGGTGAGTGCGGATATCGTGCTTACTTCCCTGCCTGTGTTGATTGTGTTCCTGATTGGGCAGAAATATATTGTTGGCGGTCTAACTTCCGGGGCAGTGAAGGGATAA
- a CDS encoding MFS transporter → MEHTVQKSFRKFLVVWFGQLISMIGIGLTAFSLGVYAFEKTNTATSVALITLFTFLPNILLRPIGGVLADRFDRRTMMIIGDLGSAAGLIFILSIMLTGDIQLWHIYVGVAFSSVFSALQSPAYKASATDLLDKDQFSKGSGLVQLAESSKFLFSPILAGILLSITTIEVILVINILTFLVAILAVLVIRKSMKVERKDKEDKNWMTDIQEGWREVVTNKGVLLLVMIISLVTFYLGFLETLIGPMLLSFTDAKTLGTFQSVSAIGMLISSLCIGIFTMTKKYASVLVMGLILCGLSFSLLGVSTNIYFIIFAGFLFLSSLPFVNMSADVLVRNNIANEKQGRVWGIIGILSQLGFVIAYSLAGFLADHVFNPLMIEGGALASSVGQIIGTGPGRGIALLFIIAGLFVILIALITSRLKMIKSLEQDSEIVAPPDSAGLAHD, encoded by the coding sequence ATGGAACATACCGTTCAAAAATCATTTCGGAAATTTCTGGTTGTATGGTTCGGTCAGCTTATCTCCATGATCGGGATTGGTCTTACAGCCTTTTCGCTGGGGGTATATGCCTTCGAAAAAACGAATACCGCAACAAGTGTTGCGCTGATTACCTTGTTCACGTTTCTGCCGAACATCCTGCTTCGACCGATTGGAGGCGTGCTGGCTGATCGGTTCGACCGTCGAACCATGATGATCATCGGCGACCTGGGATCGGCGGCGGGTTTGATTTTCATTCTGTCGATTATGCTTACGGGTGATATCCAGTTATGGCATATCTATGTGGGAGTGGCCTTTAGTTCCGTGTTTTCCGCACTGCAAAGCCCGGCATATAAGGCCTCTGCCACCGACTTGCTGGATAAAGATCAATTCTCCAAAGGAAGCGGTCTTGTGCAACTGGCTGAATCCTCGAAGTTTCTGTTTTCACCCATCCTTGCGGGTATTCTGTTGAGTATAACAACCATTGAAGTCATTCTGGTCATTAATATTCTGACATTCCTGGTTGCTATTCTGGCTGTGTTGGTTATTCGGAAGAGCATGAAGGTGGAGCGAAAGGATAAAGAAGACAAAAACTGGATGACTGATATTCAGGAGGGCTGGAGGGAAGTTGTAACCAACAAGGGAGTACTGCTGCTGGTCATGATTATTTCTCTGGTCACCTTCTATCTGGGCTTCCTGGAGACACTTATTGGCCCGATGCTGCTGTCCTTTACAGACGCCAAAACACTGGGGACGTTTCAGTCTGTTAGCGCGATTGGCATGCTGATCAGCAGCTTGTGCATCGGCATATTTACGATGACGAAGAAATACGCAAGTGTACTGGTAATGGGTCTGATTTTGTGCGGCCTGTCCTTCTCGCTTCTGGGGGTATCCACCAACATTTATTTTATTATCTTCGCAGGTTTTCTGTTCCTGTCATCACTGCCGTTTGTCAATATGAGCGCAGATGTGCTGGTACGTAACAATATCGCCAACGAAAAGCAGGGCAGGGTATGGGGCATTATTGGTATTCTGTCACAGCTCGGGTTCGTGATAGCATACAGTTTGGCTGGATTTCTGGCCGACCATGTGTTTAATCCATTGATGATAGAGGGTGGAGCGCTGGCGTCTTCCGTTGGTCAGATCATTGGAACAGGGCCGGGAAGAGGCATTGCCCTGCTGTTCATCATTGCGGGTCTCTTCGTTATTTTGATTGCGCTTATCACATCCCGTTTGAAAATGATCAAGTCGTTGGAGCAAGACAGCGAGATCGTCGCTCCGCCCGATTCTGCCGGTTTGGCGCACGATTAA
- a CDS encoding TetR/AcrR family transcriptional regulator encodes MRLMKNPEERRNEILDAAETLFVTKGYTKATVMDILQACNIAKGTFYYYFQSKEEVMNAIVMRFILSGEALAKRVVSDPKLNAHDKIFRIMMAQNQPDDRKHDLIEQLHSVHNVEMHQKSLVETVIRLSPILAEVVEQGIQEGVFHTPNPKESIEFLLVSSQFLLDRGIFQWEEEELQQKVEAFTHIMERVLGAEKGSFAYVTRLYFPHQA; translated from the coding sequence ATGAGATTGATGAAAAACCCGGAAGAACGCAGAAACGAGATTTTGGATGCGGCAGAGACTCTGTTCGTGACCAAGGGATATACCAAAGCAACGGTCATGGATATCCTCCAGGCGTGCAACATTGCCAAAGGCACATTTTATTATTATTTCCAGTCCAAGGAAGAGGTTATGAACGCCATCGTCATGCGTTTTATTCTCAGTGGGGAGGCATTAGCCAAGCGCGTGGTATCCGATCCCAAACTGAACGCCCATGACAAAATTTTTCGAATCATGATGGCACAGAATCAGCCTGACGACAGAAAGCATGATCTCATTGAGCAATTGCACAGTGTCCATAATGTGGAGATGCACCAAAAGAGTCTCGTGGAGACGGTAATTCGGTTAAGTCCGATCTTGGCTGAAGTGGTGGAGCAGGGCATTCAGGAAGGGGTGTTTCACACACCTAACCCCAAGGAATCCATCGAATTTCTGCTCGTATCGTCCCAATTTTTGCTGGATCGAGGCATCTTTCAATGGGAGGAGGAAGAACTCCAACAAAAGGTTGAAGCCTTCACGCATATTATGGAACGTGTTCTGGGAGCCGAAAAAGGAAGCTTTGCCTACGTCACCCGTCTTTATTTTCCACATCAAGCTTAG
- a CDS encoding ABC transporter ATP-binding protein encodes MTTILEAKEVNKSVAIGENEEHSILKDINLQLKKGEFVSVMGPSGSGKSTLLYNISGMDQISAGSVYFNGKKISAFQERDLASLRLTKMGFIFQNIHLLKNLNLLDNIVLSAYLAKNSSRETINTRAMSLMKKMGIDGLAQHNITQASGGQLQRIAICRALINNPDILFGDEPTGALNSKSTYEIMDILGDINAAGTTILLVTHDVKVAARSERVLFMMDGKLVADKNIGKYARERQDLKARETHLAQWLTDMGF; translated from the coding sequence ATGACAACTATACTTGAAGCCAAAGAAGTGAATAAATCCGTAGCGATCGGCGAGAATGAAGAACATAGCATCCTGAAAGATATCAACCTTCAATTAAAAAAGGGAGAGTTTGTTTCCGTCATGGGCCCGTCCGGCTCAGGCAAGTCCACGTTATTGTACAACATTAGCGGCATGGATCAGATTAGTGCGGGCAGCGTCTATTTTAATGGCAAAAAAATATCCGCATTTCAGGAGAGAGACCTGGCAAGTCTGCGTCTGACCAAGATGGGGTTCATTTTTCAAAATATTCATCTGCTCAAGAATCTGAATCTGTTGGACAATATCGTACTTTCCGCATATCTTGCCAAGAACAGCAGCAGAGAAACGATCAATACACGGGCGATGTCACTGATGAAAAAAATGGGGATTGACGGGCTGGCTCAGCATAACATCACCCAAGCCTCGGGAGGACAGCTGCAGCGGATCGCCATCTGCCGCGCGCTTATAAATAATCCGGATATTCTATTCGGAGATGAACCGACAGGGGCGCTGAATTCCAAATCGACGTATGAAATTATGGATATTCTGGGCGATATTAATGCAGCAGGTACAACCATTTTGCTCGTAACCCATGATGTCAAAGTCGCTGCCAGATCGGAACGAGTGCTGTTTATGATGGACGGCAAACTGGTTGCAGACAAAAATATCGGAAAATATGCAAGAGAACGTCAGGATCTGAAGGCAAGAGAAACCCATCTGGCGCAATGGTTGACTGATATGGGGTTCTAA
- a CDS encoding ABC transporter permease produces the protein MLRNDITRKKGITAALFIFVLLAALLVSSGSRMIMDLTSSIQYLFSESKTPHFVQMHAGELDQAKVNTWAEENAMAQQHQIVEMVNIDGSNLYLGAESEKNSVMDIDFVTQNQDFDYLLNLDSEIIQVSDGEIAVPVYYMQQNKLSVGDRIRVDNGQFERSYTIVDFVRDAQMNPSVVHSKRFIVSAGDLNELKQSVGEMEYLIEFRLTDSGLTSEFTQAYQSAGLPNAGPVVTYGLFQVLNAMTDGVIAAVIILVSLVLILIAMLCIRFTMLATIEEDYREISVMKAIGIAEKDIKRLYLMKYIFMAGLASVLGYIVSLGVNRLFVSNIMLYMGKAPATLLHFLIPLLAAGLIFTMVVLFCRTVLRRFRSISAVDALRTGSLGDTQLIRNRLSLSRNRWSSVPVFLGLKEVIQRIKMFRLLLFVFVVSSFIMIVPVNFLNTLQAPSFISYMGVGQSDIRIDLRHTDDVEQRYANLVAQIENDKDIKTYSPLVTSQFKVRNAEGSYDNLSVETGDFSIFPLSYVSGNAPTTENEIALSDANSGELGLKTGEQLTLLVNGKDQVMTVSGIYQDVTNGGKTAKALLPYNKDSVLWYVVSLDLKDRGEMAAKIAEYETSFSPAKVTDLQGYLNQTLGGTIQQLRLVTILALAIGVFISILITSLFLQMLVAKDNNDIAVLRSLGFALSKIKLKYVVMSLVILIVGVVAGTILSNTLGPLLVSGIMSTFGASNIVFVVNPLQAYILCPLLLAGTIVLTAWISIQSIKETSISKMIVE, from the coding sequence ATGCTGAGAAACGATATAACGAGAAAGAAAGGGATTACGGCTGCGTTATTTATTTTTGTGCTGCTGGCCGCCCTGCTGGTATCTTCGGGGTCACGGATGATTATGGACCTAACGAGTTCCATTCAATATCTGTTCTCTGAATCCAAAACACCGCACTTTGTTCAAATGCATGCCGGAGAGCTCGATCAGGCCAAAGTGAACACGTGGGCCGAGGAAAATGCCATGGCCCAGCAGCATCAGATTGTGGAGATGGTCAACATTGACGGCTCTAATCTGTATCTTGGAGCTGAATCTGAAAAGAACAGTGTAATGGACATTGATTTTGTTACACAGAATCAGGATTTCGATTATTTGCTGAATTTGGACAGTGAGATTATACAGGTTAGTGATGGCGAGATTGCGGTGCCTGTGTATTACATGCAGCAAAACAAATTAAGCGTAGGTGACCGGATTCGAGTCGATAATGGCCAATTTGAGCGTTCTTATACAATTGTTGATTTTGTGCGTGATGCTCAGATGAATCCGTCGGTCGTTCACTCCAAACGTTTTATAGTGAGCGCAGGTGATCTGAATGAATTGAAGCAGAGCGTTGGGGAGATGGAGTATCTCATTGAATTCCGATTGACTGATTCAGGACTGACGAGTGAGTTCACCCAGGCTTACCAGAGTGCGGGACTTCCCAACGCCGGGCCAGTTGTAACCTACGGGCTGTTCCAGGTATTGAATGCCATGACCGACGGAGTTATTGCAGCCGTCATTATTCTGGTCAGTCTTGTGCTGATCCTGATCGCGATGCTCTGCATCCGATTCACGATGCTAGCGACCATTGAAGAGGATTATCGTGAGATCAGTGTCATGAAAGCGATTGGTATCGCCGAGAAGGATATCAAGAGACTGTATCTGATGAAGTATATTTTTATGGCCGGATTAGCTTCCGTGCTGGGTTACATTGTATCGCTCGGAGTTAACAGACTATTCGTTTCAAACATTATGTTGTATATGGGAAAAGCACCAGCGACGCTTCTGCATTTCCTGATTCCTCTATTGGCTGCCGGCTTGATATTTACAATGGTGGTTCTGTTCTGTCGAACGGTACTGCGGCGTTTTCGTTCCATCTCCGCGGTGGATGCTCTCCGTACCGGAAGCCTGGGAGACACGCAGCTCATTCGGAATCGGCTAAGTTTGTCCCGCAATCGCTGGTCTTCCGTACCCGTCTTTCTAGGTCTGAAGGAAGTCATACAACGAATAAAGATGTTCCGATTGTTATTATTCGTCTTTGTGGTCAGTTCATTTATCATGATTGTGCCGGTCAACTTCCTGAACACTTTACAGGCGCCAAGCTTTATTTCCTATATGGGTGTAGGACAAAGCGATATTCGCATTGACTTGAGGCACACAGACGATGTAGAGCAGCGTTATGCCAATCTGGTTGCCCAGATCGAAAATGATAAAGATATCAAAACGTATTCCCCATTGGTAACGAGCCAGTTCAAGGTTCGGAATGCAGAAGGAAGTTACGACAATCTGAGTGTGGAAACCGGGGATTTCAGTATTTTTCCATTGTCCTATGTTAGCGGGAATGCGCCAACAACCGAGAATGAAATAGCGCTATCGGATGCAAACAGCGGCGAGCTGGGTCTGAAGACAGGTGAGCAGCTTACCCTGCTGGTTAATGGCAAGGACCAGGTGATGACGGTCAGTGGCATATACCAGGACGTTACGAATGGTGGGAAAACGGCGAAGGCTTTGTTGCCCTACAACAAGGATAGCGTTTTGTGGTACGTGGTTAGTCTGGATCTGAAAGATCGCGGGGAAATGGCTGCCAAAATAGCTGAGTATGAGACGTCCTTCTCTCCGGCCAAAGTAACGGATCTTCAAGGCTATCTGAATCAGACACTTGGAGGAACGATTCAGCAATTAAGATTGGTTACGATACTGGCTTTGGCTATAGGTGTTTTCATATCCATTTTGATTACATCTCTGTTCCTTCAGATGTTAGTAGCCAAGGACAACAATGACATTGCTGTTTTAAGAAGTCTTGGCTTTGCCTTGTCGAAGATCAAGTTGAAGTATGTCGTGATGTCACTTGTCATATTGATTGTTGGGGTTGTGGCTGGAACGATATTGTCCAATACACTGGGTCCGTTACTGGTCAGTGGCATCATGTCGACGTTTGGTGCTTCGAATATTGTTTTTGTTGTTAACCCGCTGCAGGCATATATTTTGTGCCCATTGTTGCTTGCAGGCACGATCGTACTGACAGCATGGATCAGCATACAATCGATCAAGGAAACTAGCATATCCAAAATGATTGTGGAATAG